The Clostridium chauvoei genome has a window encoding:
- a CDS encoding substrate-binding domain-containing protein translates to MLEGEPGHQDTTLRTEYCTKVIMESGIELEKLASDTANWQSDQGSAKMTQWLGEFKDEIEVVFSNNDEMALGAIHALNKENEIRKPLIVGIDGIESALEAVKNGDMIGTVISDSKMQADAIFNIAYTLATKGDIKSIKYLEDSRYVKTHHTKVTIDNIDKYLNK, encoded by the coding sequence ATTCTTGAAGGAGAGCCAGGTCATCAGGATACAACCCTAAGAACAGAGTATTGTACTAAGGTTATAATGGAAAGCGGTATAGAATTAGAAAAGCTAGCAAGTGACACAGCAAATTGGCAAAGTGATCAAGGAAGCGCAAAAATGACACAATGGCTTGGTGAATTTAAAGATGAAATAGAAGTTGTGTTTAGTAATAATGATGAGATGGCTTTAGGTGCTATACATGCTTTAAATAAAGAAAATGAAATTAGAAAACCTTTAATAGTAGGAATAGATGGAATAGAAAGTGCATTAGAAGCGGTGAAAAATGGAGATATGATAGGAACTGTTATAAGCGATTCTAAAATGCAAGCTGATGCTATTTTCAATATTGCTTATACCTTAGCAACTAAAGGTGATATAAAATCTATTAAATATCTAGAAGATAGTAGATATGTAAAAACACATCACACCAAGGTTACTATAGATAATATAGATAAATATTTGAATAAATAA
- a CDS encoding substrate-binding domain-containing protein: protein MKVFKKIIGIIPITFIIASLCSCNNEAKLTDDEIKIGVTLYKQEDTFISSIANNLEDIAKNKDNYKESKVTIDFVDAKGSLINQGNQVDTFINKNYDVICVNLVDRTAASTIIDKCKTANIPVIFFNRELVEEDMNRWNNIYYVGAQAKQSGELQGEIIIDEYKKILVM, encoded by the coding sequence ATGAAGGTATTTAAAAAAATTATAGGAATTATACCAATAACTTTTATTATTGCATCCTTATGTTCCTGTAATAACGAGGCTAAATTAACAGATGATGAAATAAAAATAGGTGTAACATTATATAAACAAGAGGATACCTTTATATCTAGCATAGCAAATAATCTTGAAGATATAGCTAAAAATAAAGATAATTACAAAGAGTCTAAAGTTACTATAGATTTTGTAGATGCAAAAGGAAGCTTAATAAACCAAGGAAATCAAGTGGACACATTTATAAATAAAAATTATGATGTAATTTGTGTGAATTTAGTAGATAGAACAGCAGCATCAACTATTATAGATAAATGTAAAACGGCTAATATACCAGTTATTTTCTTTAATAGAGAATTGGTAGAAGAGGATATGAATAGATGGAATAATATATATTATGTTGGTGCACAAGCAAAACAATCTGGAGAGTTGCAAGGTGAAATAATAATAGATGAATATAAAAAAATCCTAGTAATGTAG
- a CDS encoding substrate-binding domain-containing protein, whose translation MKRKKKQILIIIFLLLMLSLLFFISGILFKGKDVEGYNISIIVRGKNSESWMIMKQGMEQAASEMNTNIRFITLTDENNLNEQKDLIEREATEGADAIIISPVDYEKMKEAIENTIKDIPVILIESTIYSDKEIPYISCDNYKLGKSLAEELIQRGNTRSRVTVMKKDLQCSSIMERYKGFIDTIKESKNTYDLLDIEGGDQSVYDKSKDIIENNKSDVIVTFDPDALELVGKAKKDLGYSKKEGINVEIYGAGSTSKVISFLEEDIINAVAVQNDFNIGYLGVKTAVDKIKGNRGEEKIINSTVINSRNMYSDENQRLLFPFIR comes from the coding sequence GTGAAAAGAAAAAAGAAACAAATTCTTATAATTATATTTTTATTACTTATGTTATCTTTATTATTTTTTATAAGTGGAATATTGTTTAAAGGTAAGGATGTAGAAGGATATAATATTTCAATTATAGTACGTGGAAAGAATAGTGAAAGTTGGATGATAATGAAGCAAGGGATGGAGCAAGCAGCGTCAGAAATGAACACTAATATAAGATTTATAACATTAACAGATGAAAATAATTTAAATGAACAAAAGGATTTAATTGAAAGAGAAGCTACAGAAGGAGCTGATGCTATAATTATATCACCAGTAGATTATGAAAAAATGAAGGAAGCTATAGAAAATACCATTAAAGATATACCAGTTATATTAATAGAATCAACCATATATTCAGATAAAGAAATTCCTTATATTTCATGTGATAACTATAAGCTTGGGAAAAGTCTTGCGGAGGAATTAATTCAAAGAGGAAATACAAGAAGTAGAGTAACGGTTATGAAAAAAGATCTACAATGTAGTAGCATAATGGAAAGATATAAGGGGTTTATTGATACTATAAAAGAAAGTAAAAATACTTATGATTTATTAGATATAGAAGGTGGGGATCAATCTGTATATGATAAGTCAAAAGATATAATAGAAAATAATAAATCTGATGTAATAGTAACATTTGACCCAGATGCTTTAGAGTTAGTAGGAAAAGCAAAAAAGGATTTAGGCTATTCAAAAAAGGAAGGAATAAATGTTGAAATTTATGGTGCAGGAAGTACAAGTAAAGTTATTTCATTTTTAGAAGAAGACATTATAAATGCAGTTGCAGTACAAAATGATTTTAATATTGGATATCTTGGAGTAAAGACAGCGGTAGATAAAATTAAAGGTAATAGGGGAGAAGAGAAAATAATAAATTCAACTGTTATTAATAGTAGAAATATGTATTCAGATGAAAATCAAAGGTTACTATTTCCGTTTATAAGATAA
- a CDS encoding cache domain-containing sensor histidine kinase, producing MLKFLKYRMKIISNFYKHISIQYIISISFTVIAMIGMIIVGGAFYLRFVNSTEEMISENNKIILEQVNLNLDSYLRKMMKVSDTIYYKAIKKKDLQVEDISSEMDLLYEENKDSLISICLFSEYAEVLASYPLTQLKESIEPRDTEWFSSAVNKKENLHFSTPHVQNLFVEPNYKYRWVVSLSRSVELTIDGKTSQGVLLVDMNFSGIEQICKNINISKNGYVYLINRDGEVIYHPRQQLLYSDLIEENNNIAATYEDGTHIEKFNGDERLVTVKTVGYTGWKIVGITPMSDITSDYYEIRVFLVFIIIFAIFLLTFVNMLVSSRIANPIKALENSVKRLEDDIRDVDISISGSYEVKHLGKAIKSLVTQMHILMDNIVIEQESKRKSELNALQAQINPHFLYNTLDSIIWMIENENYEGAITMVTALARFFRISLSKGKNIITVRNELEHARNYLTIQKIRYKNKFSYNIEAEDDVLNCTSIKLIVQPLIENAIYHGMEFMTGEGEILIKAYKKKEDVYIDVIDNGLGMLEEVSESLLTNYCKEKGKGSGIGLKNVHERIQLYFGENYGLEIYSELDEGTTIRIHIPYIDFYNNEGTENEIK from the coding sequence ATGCTTAAATTTTTAAAATATAGAATGAAAATCATAAGTAACTTTTATAAACATATAAGTATTCAGTATATTATATCAATTTCATTTACTGTAATTGCTATGATTGGAATGATAATTGTAGGCGGGGCATTTTATTTAAGATTTGTAAATTCAACAGAAGAGATGATATCTGAAAACAATAAAATTATTTTAGAACAAGTAAATTTAAACTTAGATAGTTATTTAAGAAAAATGATGAAGGTTTCAGATACGATTTATTATAAGGCAATAAAAAAGAAAGATTTACAAGTAGAAGACATCAGTAGTGAAATGGATTTATTATATGAAGAAAATAAAGATTCTTTAATTAGTATATGTTTATTTTCAGAATATGCTGAAGTGTTAGCATCTTATCCTTTAACACAACTAAAAGAAAGTATTGAACCTAGAGATACTGAATGGTTTTCTAGTGCAGTAAATAAAAAAGAGAATTTACATTTTTCAACTCCACATGTTCAAAATTTATTTGTAGAGCCAAATTATAAATATAGATGGGTAGTATCTCTTAGTAGATCTGTAGAGCTTACTATTGATGGGAAAACTAGCCAAGGGGTTTTGCTTGTAGATATGAATTTTAGTGGAATTGAGCAGATTTGCAAAAATATAAATATAAGTAAAAATGGATATGTATATCTGATAAATAGAGATGGTGAAGTTATATATCATCCAAGACAACAATTACTTTATTCAGACTTAATAGAAGAAAATAACAATATAGCAGCAACTTATGAAGACGGGACGCATATAGAAAAGTTTAATGGTGATGAGAGATTAGTTACAGTAAAGACAGTTGGATATACTGGGTGGAAAATAGTAGGAATAACCCCCATGTCAGATATTACTTCTGATTATTACGAAATAAGAGTATTTTTAGTATTTATAATAATATTTGCTATATTTTTATTAACCTTTGTTAATATGCTTGTTTCATCACGTATAGCAAATCCTATAAAAGCTTTAGAGAATTCAGTTAAAAGATTAGAAGATGATATTAGGGATGTAGATATTTCTATTAGTGGGTCTTATGAGGTAAAGCATCTTGGTAAAGCTATTAAATCTTTGGTAACTCAAATGCATATTCTTATGGATAATATAGTTATTGAACAAGAATCAAAAAGGAAAAGCGAACTTAATGCGTTACAGGCACAAATAAATCCACATTTTTTATATAATACCTTGGATTCTATCATATGGATGATAGAAAATGAGAATTATGAAGGGGCTATTACTATGGTAACAGCTTTGGCAAGATTTTTTAGAATTAGCTTAAGTAAAGGGAAAAATATAATAACTGTAAGAAATGAACTTGAACACGCACGTAACTATTTAACAATTCAAAAGATAAGGTATAAAAATAAATTTAGTTATAATATAGAAGCAGAAGATGATGTTTTGAATTGTACTAGCATTAAGTTAATAGTACAACCTTTAATTGAAAATGCTATTTATCATGGAATGGAATTTATGACTGGAGAAGGTGAAATTCTAATAAAAGCTTACAAGAAAAAAGAAGATGTATATATAGATGTTATAGATAATGGTCTTGGGATGTTAGAAGAAGTTTCAGAAAGTCTTTTAACAAATTATTGTAAAGAAAAAGGTAAAGGATCAGGAATAGGACTTAAAAATGTTCACGAAAGAATTCAATTATATTTTGGTGAAAATTATGGGCTTGAAATTTATAGTGAATTAGATGAAGGAACCACTATTAGAATCCATATACCATATATAGATTTTTATAATAATGAAGGAACGGAGAATGAAATAAAGTGA
- a CDS encoding response regulator, with product MSLYRVLVVDDEEDVRHGIIKKINWEENGFLVVGDAENGQDALEKAEKLQPDIVITDIAMPFMDGLELGKRLSVLMPSTKIIIFSGADDFEYAHKAIKINVIEYILKPVNSIELTESLKKVKKQLDNEYDEKRNVEILKKHYEESLPVIREQFLVGVLEGRISENQWNEEYRKLGLDFISKNISVALIHLDDISTLKEVNDNPLREETALITISIKKLVDDDLKNYCKFISFPYSDMVVIITSLEKKEDITYFIKGINEICMSFKRIMNISISAGIGHIYDDFKNIRFSYRTAKDALGYRLVLGTGKAIYIDDVEPDSSIHLEFEEEEERLILNAIKVSSKDEIAGIIDGIFKKIENSLLPVNEYRIYLIEVVISLLKLVQAYNLDVNEIFGENFNCYSYLETFNSLKEMKRWLIENTQKINVLIKKKRINSSKLLIEEARNYISLNYDDCELSVEKLCSKLHVSPTYFSTVFKKETGTSFVNYLTNIRLEEAIKLLNTTDDKTHVIATKVGYSQANYFSYVFKRNFGVSPSKYRKN from the coding sequence ATGAGCTTATATAGAGTACTGGTTGTAGACGATGAAGAAGATGTGAGACATGGGATAATAAAAAAAATTAATTGGGAGGAAAATGGATTTCTAGTAGTAGGTGATGCTGAAAATGGACAAGATGCTCTTGAAAAAGCAGAAAAATTACAGCCTGATATTGTAATTACAGATATAGCAATGCCTTTTATGGATGGGCTTGAGTTAGGCAAGAGACTTTCAGTATTAATGCCATCTACAAAAATTATAATATTTTCAGGAGCAGATGATTTTGAATATGCTCATAAAGCTATAAAAATAAACGTAATAGAGTATATTTTAAAACCTGTTAATTCAATTGAATTAACAGAAAGTTTAAAAAAGGTAAAAAAGCAATTAGATAATGAGTATGACGAAAAAAGAAATGTAGAGATATTAAAAAAACATTATGAAGAAAGTTTGCCAGTTATTAGAGAACAATTTTTAGTAGGGGTTTTAGAAGGTCGGATAAGTGAAAATCAATGGAATGAAGAATATAGAAAGTTAGGGTTAGATTTTATATCAAAAAATATATCAGTAGCTCTTATACATTTAGATGATATTTCTACTTTGAAAGAAGTGAATGATAATCCTTTAAGAGAAGAAACTGCTTTAATAACTATTTCTATAAAAAAGTTAGTTGATGATGACTTAAAGAACTATTGTAAATTTATTAGTTTTCCGTATTCAGATATGGTAGTAATTATAACAAGTCTTGAAAAAAAAGAAGATATTACATATTTTATTAAAGGAATAAATGAAATTTGCATGAGTTTTAAACGAATTATGAATATTAGTATTTCAGCAGGAATTGGACATATATATGACGATTTTAAAAATATAAGATTTTCTTATAGGACAGCAAAAGATGCATTAGGATATAGATTAGTATTAGGTACAGGAAAAGCTATTTATATTGATGATGTGGAACCAGATAGTTCTATTCACTTAGAGTTTGAAGAGGAAGAAGAACGATTAATACTAAATGCTATTAAAGTTTCATCAAAAGATGAAATTGCAGGTATAATAGATGGAATATTCAAGAAAATAGAAAATTCTTTATTACCGGTTAATGAATATAGAATTTATTTAATTGAAGTAGTTATATCTTTATTGAAATTAGTACAAGCATATAATTTAGATGTAAACGAAATATTTGGAGAAAATTTCAATTGTTATAGTTATTTAGAAACCTTTAATTCATTAAAGGAAATGAAAAGATGGCTTATAGAGAATACACAAAAAATAAATGTTCTTATAAAAAAGAAACGTATAAATTCATCAAAGTTACTTATAGAAGAAGCTAGAAACTATATAAGCTTAAACTATGATGATTGCGAATTATCTGTAGAAAAACTATGTTCAAAATTACATGTTAGCCCAACTTATTTTTCTACTGTTTTTAAAAAGGAAACAGGAACTAGTTTTGTAAATTATCTAACCAATATAAGATTAGAAGAAGCAATTAAACTTTTAAATACAACTGATGATAAAACCCATGTAATAGCCACTAAGGTAGGATATTCACAAGCTAATTATTTTAGCTATGTCTTTAAAAGAAATTTTGGGGTATCACCCTCAAAATATAGAAAGAATTGA
- a CDS encoding M20/M25/M40 family metallo-hydrolase yields the protein MIDYVERINELGKEFHNDVISFTQKLIQNPSISCNEKGVADLLLDKMTELGYDEVFRDSMGNVVGIVKGSLEGPTIMYNGHMDHVSAGDVNNWEGYDPYAATIDVCEIDNQDKTTKDLVECIHGRAASDVKAGLAAQVYSGGILVKLKKEGFKFKGNYMFTGVVEEEPAETVGMTHLIDKTFAEKGLTYDAMISCEATSLKLYCGHRGRTEMLATVLGRTSHGSAPWLGINSIYKSIPLINKLKDELYPSLPTDDKLGQASISLNIIECSPGALSIVPDKCMLSIDRRTIPGEDAKLALKQVRDIISEIQKTDAEFKAVVEVKDGVHKSYTGVEYTVPKDMMPWKIAEDHPFVLAAAKGLTDVNQPVKYGYWDFGTDASKTAGIDRKPTIGYSPMQEQYAHTPYDKVRTDFIDKAVVGNVSIFLNVVECPASAYKPLQW from the coding sequence ATGATAGATTATGTTGAAAGAATCAATGAATTAGGAAAAGAATTTCATAATGATGTAATATCATTTACTCAAAAGCTTATTCAAAATCCAAGTATAAGTTGCAATGAAAAAGGCGTAGCTGATTTATTATTAGATAAAATGACCGAACTTGGATATGATGAAGTCTTTAGAGACTCTATGGGTAATGTTGTAGGAATTGTAAAGGGCTCTTTAGAAGGTCCTACTATAATGTATAATGGACATATGGATCATGTTAGCGCTGGAGATGTTAACAACTGGGAAGGATACGATCCTTATGCAGCAACTATAGATGTTTGTGAAATAGATAATCAAGATAAAACTACTAAAGATTTAGTTGAATGTATTCATGGTCGTGCTGCTTCAGACGTTAAAGCAGGACTAGCTGCTCAAGTTTACTCCGGAGGAATTCTTGTTAAACTAAAAAAAGAAGGTTTTAAATTTAAAGGTAATTATATGTTTACAGGAGTTGTTGAAGAAGAACCAGCTGAAACAGTTGGAATGACTCACCTAATTGATAAAACCTTTGCTGAAAAAGGTTTAACTTATGATGCTATGATATCTTGCGAAGCAACTTCATTAAAATTATATTGTGGCCATAGAGGTAGAACTGAAATGTTAGCTACTGTTTTAGGTAGAACTTCTCATGGTAGTGCCCCATGGCTTGGAATTAACTCTATTTATAAATCTATTCCATTAATAAATAAATTAAAGGATGAACTTTATCCAAGTTTACCTACTGATGACAAGCTTGGTCAAGCATCTATATCATTAAATATAATTGAATGTTCTCCTGGAGCTTTATCAATTGTTCCTGATAAATGTATGCTTTCCATTGATAGAAGAACTATTCCTGGAGAAGATGCTAAACTTGCTCTAAAACAAGTTAGAGATATTATTAGTGAAATACAAAAAACTGATGCTGAATTTAAAGCTGTTGTTGAGGTTAAAGATGGAGTTCATAAATCATATACTGGAGTTGAATACACAGTTCCTAAAGATATGATGCCTTGGAAGATTGCTGAGGATCATCCATTTGTTTTAGCTGCTGCTAAAGGTTTAACAGATGTTAATCAACCTGTTAAATATGGTTATTGGGACTTTGGTACTGATGCAAGTAAAACTGCTGGAATCGATAGAAAACCAACCATCGGATATTCTCCAATGCAAGAGCAATATGCTCATACTCCATATGATAAAGTTCGTACAGACTTTATTGACAAAGCAGTTGTTGGTAATGTTTCAATTTTCTTAAATGTTGTTGAATGTCCAGCTTCAGCTTATAAACCACTTCAATGGTAA